The Leifsonia sp. ZF2019 DNA segment AGGCGCAGCACCCGCTCGGGCTCCCGGATGCGGACGCTCTCCAACCGGGCGACCAGGGCCGCCGTGTCGGTCGGGAGGCCGCGGAGTGCGAGCGCCAGCTGGCGCCCGATCCTCATGGTGGGGTCGAGCGCGGCCACGGGATCCTGGGGGATGAAGCCGAGGCAGTCTCTGCGGAGGCGACGGATGCCGTCGTCGCCGAGGTCGAGCAGCGCGCTGCCGTCGACGAGCGCGCGTGTCGCGGTGACGGTGGCGTTGGCCGGCAGGAGCCTCCCGCACAGCAGCCCGAGGGTGGACTTGCCCGAGCCGGACTCGCCCACGATGCCGACGGTCTCGCCCGGCTCGACGCGCAGGGTGGCGCGGTCGAGGGCGCGCACGCGGGTGCCGCGGGTGGAGTACTCGACGGTGGCGTCCTGGAGGTCGAGGATCGC contains these protein-coding regions:
- a CDS encoding ABC transporter ATP-binding protein, which codes for MTAILDLQDATVEYSTRGTRVRALDRATLRVEPGETVGIVGESGSGKSTLGLLCGRLLPANATVTATRALVDGSALLDLGDDGIRRLRRDCLGFIPQDPVAALDPTMRIGRQLALALRGLPTDTAALVARLESVRIREPERVLRLFPHQISGGMAQRVVIAMTMARSPRLLVADEPTAALDSNVRADVATLIFGLAAEAGTTVLWLSHDLRSVGRWCDRVVVMYGGTVVEDGPAAQVLEHPQHPYTVSLAAADPARATPGERIRTGSFGVADVAALSRTERP